The genome window GAATCACCGATTAAATTATCCTTAACAACAAAATTAATTTTAATGACTCATACTTCAGAAGACTTAATGCGTTGCTACAAACCAATCGATCAATTTTCGGGCAATGCTTAATGGTGGTGGAAGCTTTGGAAGATTGTGTTTATGAAACCAGCCAGCAGCAACTAACTCTTGTGGTTCAATTGTAATATCCCCACTAGCATAGGTTGCCGTAAATCCAATCATCAGTGAATTAGGAAAAGGCCACGGTTGCGATCCAAAATAGCGAATATCTGTAATTTCAATACCAACTTCTTCGCCGACTTCCCTTACTACTGTTTCTTCTAGAGATTCTCCTGGTTCCACAAAACCAGCGAGTACGCTATACATTCCTGGTGGAAATCGATGGGCGCGGGCTAGTAATAATTCTTCTCCACGCGAGACAAGTACAATAATTGCGGGTGAAAGACGCGGATAGTTAACTAATCTACAGTTAGGACAACGCTTAGCACGTTCGTGCGATAGTTGTGTCATAGGCGTTGCGCAGTGTCCGCAATACTGATGAGTGCGATCCCACTCAACAATTTGAATGGCACGACCACTGAGCATAAATACATCATCGTCTAATGTGGCATATAATTCGCGCAGTCCACATAAAGACATTCCATGAGGTAAAAGCGTATCTTTAGGTAGTTCTGCTGAATAACACGGTTGATTGTCTAATGTACCGAGAAATTGCGTGCGTACAGGTGTTAAGCCAATTTCTTCTAAACTAACGAGATAAGGAATATGGCTGATTGTTTCTTCCTGGCAAACTAGTAATTGATTGCCGACAAAAGCAAACCACCAAGCGGGTTCAGAATTTTGGACAGGTGGAGTAATGCCAGGAATGAAGATACGATGCATTGTCAGTAGAAGGCAATTGACCTTTATAATATCACTGCGCTTGAACCGTAAGAAAAGTATATTGATGGGTAATCAAATTGTGCGACGCAAACCCACACCAGAAGAAATTATTGCCGCAACGGGGAAGACGGTTCCAGATATTATTGCCCCAAATTTGCGTGTTTTGTTTTGTGGGATTAATCCTAGCGTTTATAGTGCTGCAGTGGGACATCACTTTGCACGCCCAGGAAATCGCTTTTGGCGATCGCTTCATGCAGCAGGTTTTACCGATCGCTTACTCTCTCCTTTTGAAGATCGCGATTTGTTGCAATTTGGCTATGGTTTA of Gloeocapsopsis sp. IPPAS B-1203 contains these proteins:
- the nudC gene encoding NAD(+) diphosphatase — protein: MHRIFIPGITPPVQNSEPAWWFAFVGNQLLVCQEETISHIPYLVSLEEIGLTPVRTQFLGTLDNQPCYSAELPKDTLLPHGMSLCGLRELYATLDDDVFMLSGRAIQIVEWDRTHQYCGHCATPMTQLSHERAKRCPNCRLVNYPRLSPAIIVLVSRGEELLLARAHRFPPGMYSVLAGFVEPGESLEETVVREVGEEVGIEITDIRYFGSQPWPFPNSLMIGFTATYASGDITIEPQELVAAGWFHKHNLPKLPPPLSIARKLIDWFVATH